The Pelmatolapia mariae isolate MD_Pm_ZW linkage group LG2, Pm_UMD_F_2, whole genome shotgun sequence sequence TggatttcttcttctctgcaAACTATCGCTCCATGTATCAGCAGAAAGAAATAAGTTCTTTATGTTTAGAGGCTTGAGCCATGTGAGAGCAATGAGCACCATGGAAACTAACTTTTAGCTTTAGTCTGAAAGTTATAGTGCGTGactgtgtgcacgtgtgtttgTTAGCAACACTCACATATAAGATATATTAGTTTAACAAGAGTGTTACTGTGTTGATCGACCATCCCTTGTGGTTTTTTCGTTGGAATATATTTGACCTCGGCGTGTTTGGGTCTTGCAGTCTCATCCTGACCTTATGTCCATCTTGTAACACAGCTCTGTACATGAACAAATGGTTGGTGTGCTAtgtcgctgtgtgtgtgtttctgtgtgtgtttggtgagTCACTGTTCCCCTGACAAAGATAGTGTGGCTCAGGCTGTCTGCCCACTAACCAGATTTGGAGGGTGACTGAGACACTGAGATGTCCAGGACACGAGGTCATGTTGAGAAATGAGCTCTCAGACAAATAGACAAGGGTTTTGTTGCTGTTGGCAACAATGAGAATGAGGGTGGCTGCCTATGTCAGTCACCCTGAATGACTTGCTATTATTCAGGAAGTACAGGCCAGGTTTCCTGTTTCTCAGCGCTGCCAGCTTAGAGAGGTGTTAGATAATGAGCTTGAAACCTCCACCTAAAAATTCATCAAATTCATTGCGTCTCACAACAGGAGCAGTTTCAAAAGTACACACACTGTGTGAGAGGGCATATTACTGCCTGTATTACTGTCTGTTTCCATTAGCAGTGTGAATGACTTTACAGCCTTTGTCCTCCTTTTTTCtctaaatgtaaaaatggcaaatTTATTACATCACCAACCAGGATTTTCTTATTTGGAACATATTTTAGTAAGTCAGCTGATCAGGGGTTATTTGGGTTTCCCAAAAAAggataagtagcagccaggtacttttaatcaaatgcacttgaatCACTGATCATCAGTAAATGTGAGCACATCTATAACAGCAGagattttggcagtttgctgttCTGGAGCGTTCAGTTGTGTCTTAATGGGATGCCTaggaggaaagacatcagcaatgatcTCAAAGAAGCAATTGTTACTGCCCGTCAGTCTGGGAAGGGTTATGAGGTCATTTTCATACTGTCAGGCTTTGcgatgctcagagaaactgcaaaataaCCACCAAAAACCAAAgtgctacatctcagactctgtTAGCATTTTAGGTTTGAAAAGCTGTATCTGAACAGGCTACAAGTCTTATAGAACAATGCCCTTTGGACAGGTGGTACTAAATTGGAGATGTGGCCATAATGCAGAACACcatgtttggagaaaaccaaaaaGCATGTCAGCACAAatacctcataccaactgtcgaGCAAGGTGGCAGAGGGTGATGTTTGAATTCGGTTGTCAGCCATGTGTCTGACAGCTGAATTTTGACCTAAATTGGGGCAGGCAGCAGGCCAACGATCCCAAGCAGAGGAACAAATATACagcagaatgactgaaaaacaaaagaatcatGGTGTTGCAAaagcccagtcaaagtccagacctcaaccggACTGAAATGCTGCGGTGAGACATTAAAAGACCtgcaaatgaactgaagcaatgttgtaCAGAAAAGTGggacaaaattcctccacaatgatgtgagagattGATAAGGTCATGcagaaaacaattactttaACTTATTGCAGGTAGTTCTGCAAGTTAATGAAACGTGGATGTATACTATGTCATGTGTTGTTCTTCATTTGAGGTTTTACCTATGTAaggaaatttacattttaatatctGGTAATATCTGGATGAGGTAATTTTTCTATTATGTCCTGATGTGTAAAACCTTCTAAATGACAGAGTGTGTACCTTAATAATGGACCTCTActggttaaaaaataataagagaaagacaaaaaaatccaCCATTTACCACGCCATCATAACTATTCCATTATCAGTTATCCAGTTTATCAAACTGTTAGACTGTGACCTTTCCAGTTTGCCCCACCCCTTATGATCAAAATTCACATGAAGTCAAGGCAACAATGAGAGGAAGGCATTGCAGTGCAGATAAAGAGATAAAGACTAATatcatataataataatcacatAATAATCTGAAACAAGACTTAAAGTTAAGTATGCAAATAAACTGAGAAGTAACAGATTTCCTGAGCAGACCATCTACTGGAGATTTTTATAGGCTTGGGAGTCGTGGCGCCTCCCGACATATTGATTAGTCTCTGTGGGTTTGCAGTAATTGCGTGACAGATTATAAAAGAGaacaaatgtaatattgtgttctATGGTAATGGACCAAATCGAATCTGTAATTACAACCAGATGCCCTTTAAACAGTGTGGcacaagcacacagacacacactcactagtttgtgtgtatatttagatgtgttttgtgagcaacATAGGACATTTTCTTTTCTATACACTGGTTAGGGAGTAAATAGAGAGTTTTATGGTTCCCAACTCATTAGATTTTACTTTCTGTTAGTCTGTGGGCTTTCAGTTTCCTTTAATTTTCATCGTGGTCTTATATTTCTGGCTTTAAACTGGGTCTAAAAGCTTGAATGAATCAGAAGAAAGTGCTTTCTGTAGTTCTGCATTTGAGTTGACAAGATGATGAGAAAACAAGATGATGGTGACCATAATGTTTCTGGTATTAGTAGAAACAGTGGAAGTTAACTGAATGTAAGGAAGCTTATTTCCTACATAACATTAGGTCAAACGCTAGAACACACCTTTACTGTTTTAATTTACTCTTAATGCTTTTATATCTTTGTTTTAGGGAACAGCATACAGGTAGTTTCTTTAAAATTGTTATAAAAATATGTTGTAGACGACCTGCAAAACAACTGGCTAACATAGTGGAACATTTTGATACAGGTATTTACCTTAAGGAGTTTTCATAGACCATATCAGAGCTAAAGAAATGTGAACATATTAGTTATATTTGATATACTGATTGATCCGGTGGTCAAATAGGTATCTCCAAATAATTGATAATACTGTTCCATATCTGCTGTTTGCTAACCAGAAGGGTTTTTTTCTACTGATGACTTGGGAACTTGTCTGTTGTTTCTGTAAAATAATATCTAATCATTTTGGCCTCATGTTTtgttaataataacaaatgtttctgtttcagttgTTGGTCTGGGTTAAGTATTGTAATTGCATGAGGAGAATTTGTTTTGGCAAGAGTATTAGTGAGGAATGAGTGGGTGTTTCCTCTggatttaaatacaatattctTTCCTGAAATCTGAATCAACAAGATAACAGAGAAAGAATTCAGCActcttggcttcatttttttctattcttcAAACCCCACTAGTTTTTTTCCATAGCATCAACTCATGAATATATAAGAGGAGATCCTTATATAACTCTCCACTAAACAGCTTCCCTCCTCAGCTCAATCAATATCAACTTGTTCCTCTTGTGAGTCATCCCTTTGAATTATCCCACATATCAGCTGTACATCTTCTGAAGAGTCttacaaaacatttaaagtCAGGGCAGTGGGAGTATCTGTTATCCCTCATGGTCATCATTCAAACCCCCCAgtctgtgttttcctgttttttttcaccTGCTGATGTTACAGCAGAGGAATCCAATCTGCATCACCTAATCTCTGCatcatactctctctctctctcatccatCTATTCTCTAATGCATTCCCTAAAAAGGACAGAAGGGGTGAAGGTTGGATTTGGATTTGGGGTCGGGTCACAAAGGGGTATATACAGCCCCCCATTTCTTGACAAGATGTGTGGTCTCCAGGTTTGACCCTCTGTGGATGCTACTGACcctgttttgtctttcttttcttgttcttctttttggCCTTTCTGGAACGCAAACATGACCTACAGACACTCAGGTAAAAACGTTttgcctgtttttttgttttttctaatctggtgcaaaatgtttttgtaacaGGTAAGAAGAACAGATCTGTTTTCAGATAGTGAAGTCAGTGTGTTTTCTTCTGATTGTTGTCAGAAAAACGGAGCAGGTCCACTGAGATTTTCTTGATGTGTGAAACAACCTCACCTGTAATATGAATAGGCTATTTTTAAATGATCAGTTTTAACATCTTCGGGTGGTAGTTTaatttttaatcaaaaacttcACTAAAGTTCTGATACAGATATAACATTTCCCTTTGgatcaaaacaaaaccagggaatagcatgtataaaaaaaacaaaacaacttgaATTCAAGGAACTTTTTTTCACTTCACAAGGTGGATGAATAAATTAACACAATTAAAGCTCAAATATTCCCTGtactttatttacttttgatgaaatgtatatatatatatatatatatatatccacaGAAAAAGCATTTAATAAATTTTAGTCAATTGTACTATATGATAAGTATGCCAGTTTATTTTACCTAGCTGAAGCTGATGCAGATGAACACAACAGTCCTGCATTGAATTTTACCTTCTGCATGAATATAGTATTCAGTATTTATTgaaacagtgtttaaaaagCCATGATGCAACTCACAACTCTCATTTTAGAGCACGGGTTTGTGATTGTTAAATAGCatatataactatatatataGTTACATCTACTTACACTATGGagaattttgtatttttctgcaGTAAAATAACTTAATAGACCCAATAACTCCTCATTATATTGTATCATCATGAAAAGGCCATGTTGTACTATGGATTTGTGGTTTAATATTACAATGTTTGGATGTTCAATTATGTAGTGACTGTTTAAAAGTGTTCAGGGGCCTATTTTGAAATTTTGGAAATTGTTATTGCCATGCACCTTTACCTCTATAACACTTTTGCATGAACATGGGAACATTTTCAGTAGGCCTTCTTTAAGGAATGTTAGAATCAGAGGCAAAGAACAGAACACTTCAACAGATATTATTTCGGCTGATATTCAGTCTGTCCAGTGTTTGACTCACTTCTTGAAGTGGTCTCACTGTGACCTTTCCCACTAAAGAGGACTCCTCCCCGAAGGGAGCACAGTGGTATACACCTCTCCCACCACAGCTGAGCATCATTGTACATCACGGCTGTTTGACAGGGGGCAGCTGTCACGCTGTTTGCAACAGCAGATTAAAGTACTGGAAATGTGTCAGCTGGAGCCACAATAGCTGCATAGTCCCAGCAGTCATCAGTCTGCATCCATCTACATTTGTCCACTTTGGAAGGTCAATGGACTTTAAATAGAGTGTCCAAGTCTAAAATAGATCTCTGGGCTTGCTGGGCTTAGTAATGTGTACTGTGTGTGATTTGACAAGGTTGACTGTGTTGGACTGAAGGGGGGTTTTGCCATGAAATGCTACAAGGGggtgagtttaggtggagtaGGGCGTGTCACTGCTCAGTCCCCAGTCCAGTCTTTATCCCTCGAGCACAGCTGCAGAGCAGAGCACACCACATACCTCGCATCTCTTTCACgtggctttttttttataccACATCTTACTTAAATAGCTCCCTgcataaatgttttctttgctcCTATGGTTACTGGGACAATTGTCATACCCTGCATTGTTTCCTCCATAGCTGCTGTTGCATCAGATTAAAATGATATCTGTGTATCCAAATAAATCAATTTTGCTGAAGTTCACAGACTGTTCAGCTACCCTTTCTGGTTTCCAGATAAGCTTTTAAAGTGATCTAGATAGAGCTTATTTGTCCACCTTATGAATAACTATTTATTCCAGAAAATTACTCCCACTGGATGTCGACTGTGATAGGAATGCAGGAATGTTGACCGATAAAGTGGCAAAGCCACTCCAAAACAGTGTTTACAATATCATCTAATAAAGTGACCCGGCCAAAACGCAAGACAAAAGATCGAATGTGGGCCGGGTCTCTGGGGAGACAGCTTTGAGGTGGAGGGGGTGAAGGGAATGAGTCGAATGGTCTAAAAATAAGCTTTCCAGGGAGAGCTTGATAAAAAAGTCTACAGGCCAGGAAACATGCAATCAACAAGTAGACATCTGTGGGCTGCTTTTTTACCTCACTCACACTTCTCTCATCAGTTTGGTATGCTGCTGTTAGAGCCACATGTCATAGTGTCTCAGtgggaaagcagaaaaaacataTACATCTTTCCACTGAAGACTAAATCTAAATTCAGCATCTATTTTTTTTAGGTTAAGAGGTCAGatgtatatatgcatatatgtgGGTGGAATGTATTGTTGCGTATATTCAACCTGTCAATATAAGCAACTTCAAACTTACTCATTTGTTTGCTCTTAAATGCTCATTCTGAGCTGCCACTATAAGGGGTTCAGAATGCTTCATATGGTGATTCCATGGCTGTAGAAAATGCAACAGTGCCCCCTGCTGGTGCTACAAGGAAACATCCTGCCATGTAGGCAGACCTAAACGTGGAGAGCAGATTCTCTGCACACATTCAGTGACACTCTTCTCCTCTCGTCTCCTCACAGGTCCCAGGAGTTATCTAACCTCCACCATGACTGATCGCTTTGACTGCTACTACTGCCGTGACAATCTGCATGGCAAGAAGTATGTGAAGAAGGATGACAAGCACGTGTGCACCAAGTGCTTTGATAAGCTCTGCGCCAATACGTGCGCAGAGTGCAGACGCCCCATTGGTGCTGACTCCAAGGTGAAAATAGTGTGGATGGAAAagaatgattttctttttgtttaaacttTGAGTGTAATGTAAAGATTTCTTACACAAATTAATATATCCTAAACGCTATTATACTTAATAGTTGTACTTTTATTTGGTTAAATGCAAAGATCCTAAAATGGATTAGGGTTTCTGAAGCTTTCTAGATATTCCTCGCAGATTCCaaggacaaaataaaaacattttaaaggtcATTTTGTAGAGAAAGGAGACTTCTGATCTACGTATAGGCCATTTTCACATCAGCTATGCTGAGTAGACCCTGGGTGGCAGCTATCTAaattttaaaatgccttttgTAGATGTAAATCGTCATTGAGGCTTTTGAGTGAAcgtgactgaagtgcagactgtcagctttaattcaaggctTTTAACTAAATTATAAACAGTTTAGGTGTAACAGCCAATTTTATTCACAGGGTCTTAAAGTAACTGGACAAACTAAAATAACCTGACATACGGGATTGTTCCTAACAACTTCCTCAAAATCCTTTGAAGGCAATATTTGCTTGACCTTGCTGCTTGTCCAAATAATTGTGGACCTAACTGTATGCACTATATGTTCAGAGTGCTCTCTGGCTTTAACTTGAGGTCTGGCTATTATAAAGCACCGACTTCTGCCTTGAAAATGCTCTCAGTACTCGGCCACAGGCAGTTAACTGTGTGAAAAGATGTGTCATTCCTAATAATGGAGCTTATATACTTCATTGCGCATTTCCACCCTCTCAGACCTCTAACTCCTTCATGGCTCACCACATCCTACTTCACTTCATTACCACTTTTATGCCGGTCACATAGGTTTGTTCTCTATTCGGCCCCTGAGCCTCAGTCCACATGATGAGTAAACAAACTCCATTTTAATGAGGTCTGCATGAGGACTTAGTGAGGGCACCTCTGCTCACCTCCCCACCCCTGCTTTTTCCCCTCAGGAGCTGCACCACAAGAACCGCTACTGGCATGAGGACTGTTTCCGCTGTGCCAAGTGCTACAAGTCACTGGCCAGTGAGGCATTCAGCGCTCGGGATGATGGGAAGATAATGTGTGGCAAGTGTAGCTCCCGAGAGGATGGCAATCGCTGCCAGGGCTGCTACAAGGTGGTCATGCCAGGTGGGTTTGCACCATATACACACCTTTTCTCTCTGAAAAGTGTTCATGACATTATTACTGTAGGTAATAATTTTTCTATAGAACATTATTTTGTGcatacaacaacaacactttAATAAACACGGCAAAAGTTATAGGATGTAATGaattctttaattttaaaaattcacTCAGACACAACAAGGTAGCATGAACCTTTAGCGAAGAGATGGAACAGTAATGATAGTACATATGATAATATCAGACAGGGCActgataaatatatatacataatgtCCCTCCTCGTTATAGACTAAGCAAATTTTCAGCCCAGATTATTTGTTTTCAATCATCTTGTTACTCAGGATCTCAGAACGTGGAGTACAAGAACAAGGTGTGGCATGAGGAATGCTTCACCTGCATTGAGTGCAAGCAGCCAATCCGGACACAGAGTTTCCTGGCCAAGGGTGAGGACATCTACTGTTCTCCCTGCCACGAAAAGAAGTTTGCCAAGAAATGCTTCCACTGCAAGCAGGTACAAGCACAGACTTTATCATTCTCTACATTTAGTTATCATCCCATTGTGTTTGACACCAAAATCAAAATATCTGCCTTTCCAAGCCCATCACCTCTGGAGGGATCAGCTACCAGGACCAGCCATGGCACTCCGAGTGTTTCGTGTGCAAAACCTGCCATAAATCTCTGGCAGGAACTCGCTTCACTTCTCACGAGGACAACATTTACTGCGTGGACTGCTACAAGACTGACGTGGCCAAGAAGTGCCATGGCTGCAAGAACCCAATAACAGGTCAGGGAAGCATCatcatttgtcttttgttttgttgtcttaAATGCGCTAggactaattttaaaaaatgttataaaaatgttttgcgTACTTTCTTCATGTTGTTTCTCACTGATTTAAGACCAACGTTGTTTGGAGTAAGGTTTAGAAGTACTGTGTTATATAGTTAGACATTTTTGTATCTGAGAGCAAGAAAAGGGCATACCATCTGGCAACACTTTGTTTTCATCTCTGGCAGACAACCATTTAATTACTTCCAATAAACTTTCAGCACAACTTCAATTTGTCCAGGCAGCacacagcaggtcagctgaacaagcaaaaatattaaaatttgtcttCTGGCAGGCATAATAAATGACTAATGAATGAATAAGCACTTGGATTTAAATGGAGATTAGTGCCAATGATAGGGAGCTTTTCCCTCCTTACGCAATTTCCCCTTTTAAATTTAATCCTTCGGctcttacattttgttttggtcTCAAACGGTAAGATCATGTATTACATGttttggcctttatgctttatgttaacacttttttttttgtaaaaaaaaaaaaaaatcatgtgtcTCTGTGCAGGGTTTGGCCACGGCACCAATGTGGTCAACTATGAGGGATTGTCCTGGCACGAGTACTGCTTCAATTGCAAGAAGTGCTCCCTCTCCTTGGCCAACAAGCGCTTTGTCATCAATGGAGAGCACATTTATTGCCCCGACTGTGCTAAGAAGCTGTAAAATGTGCAAACTGTTGTGCATCTGAGAATTTAATGATGTGGAGTTAACACCTAAACTGACtttttgacaaaaaaataaataaaaatagcatAAAACTGTCAGTTTGATGAAACTTCTGATTGCAAGGTTGCCAAACTACAGGCTATGTCAATTAACTTTCATTTATCTATATAAACATAACTGCAGCTTGTTACAGAGTCAGGGATTGGATACTAACGTGACGTATTTTCTTTGTGGGTTTGTGATGTGCACTATATATCTAATACAGGATTTTGTAGAGCCTATTGAGACAAAAGTCTTTTCAGTGGCTTACTGGAAtcttttgggggaaaaaatgctTTAACATGCTTCCTGCTGCTAATACATACCAGCTTTGATTAATAATCTGTtacatctctgaatgcacaaataGAAAATGAGAATTTCAAAACTGTTTAGATTAGCCGATACTGAAATATAAAGTGCTCATGTATTCTTAATGAGTGACATTAAATgcaaaacatgaataaaaacaaactgataTGAAGCCCCTTTTTTCCTCTTCACAGCAAGAAAtggaaaaattatatttttgcaaGGCTTTATTGTTTTAACAGTCAGTATCTCAGTAAACTTTAGATATATTTACAGTACAAATGTAATATGTGGACAGGGCATTGTTAGTAAAACGTCTAGAGAAATATTCATATTCACAAAGTTGCCCTTGTTGAGTAGAATGATTGTCGAGGCCGAGGTAAGGAGAAGCTTTCTTAGTTGactgtgaaacaataaaaaaacaaaacaaacaacccaCACTAAATCTTAATCTAAGGCACCGTTCTAACCTAACATTATAGATGATGTTGAGGACTACGTGCTGTGAGCTCTGCATCCATGCCCTGTAACATGCAGACACCGTATGTGTTCAAGCAGCAACTACAACCGCTCCTTAGACAGGCGTATTCAGGAAAGCAAAGTGGAGTATGAAAGATCTAAGGCTCAGGTTATGAACGAGACTAAAACATCTGGATGGGAATAAGTCACAGAACTACATAAATGACTTTTTCTTTATGAAATTTTACACAGCTCCCCCAGGAGTCTGTAAAGTCCTCAGATACGTGCTTTGTTTAAAGAAGGGTAACTTGTGACACAGTGCAAAGAGTCTCATGTTTCCTAGAAGAATAACGTAAGATGGCTAAAAGCGCGTAAGCTCAGAGACGTGGTAAATATTGCAGGACGGTTTATGGAGTCTGTTACATTCTTTGAGCTTATTAATCAAAGCTGAAAAGCTAAAAAGCTCAGACTCTTTATATGTACAGAGAGAGTTTAGTAAGCTAGCAGAGAAAAAGGCAAAAGTTCAAGGTCTCAAACCTCGTGCCTGGACTATTCAAGCATCAAGAAATTCAACATTTCATGAATAACAAAGAACCAGAAAACCAGCTTGACCCACGTCAGGTTTTGTCAGGTGGAAGTGCCCTCCTTATTCTACAGTAGAACAACTGAATCCTGAGCAGAGGGACCTGCAACGACCAATCAACACCCCTACATCCTTTTGCGTGACATTAATTGCATTTTGATGACATTAAAAGCACTGAGAGGCACATCTATGACTCATATCATGGGTTTAGATATGTTTGTAAGGACAAAAATGGCTCTGTCTGTCATCCAAATCTCAACTGGTTTAGTCTTTTTTAGGCAAAATTTAGAATTAGAGCTTGCAGATACAGAGCTGAAACTTAGGAAACAAAGTAGATTGCCACCCAGTTTTGTTGAGCTCTTGTGAAAGGGGACATATGGGTTGCCAGGTAGGCCAAACAGAACCCGACTACCCCGTCACACGGCACCAGTCAAACTGAAACCGAATAGTCATTTACACAGACTCTTGAATTCTCCACAACCTGAGCCACTCCATCCTAAACATGGCTTAATTTGCCTAATACTGATTATTTATACAATATAATAACACTTAAATATATGTAGAAATGCATTTTCATATATAAACCAACAGCCAAAATTGTATACTACAAAAATAGTTGAAATGCATTTTGTCATATGTAGCAGCTAGTTTGACAGGATATTTAGATGGTGGTTAGTTGGAAAGAAGTGGAATTGATGATGAAGCACACAGAAGAATGAATCACAAAGCGGGAACTAAAGCTCAAGTTAAAACCGGATCACTGAAAGCCTGATTCCTAGTTTCAGCACAAGTTCAGTTTAGTAACAAACGCCATGTCAAGAAGCTCAGAAGCAGCTAAAAATAAACTACTGGATTTCATCTCTGTGTTATGACAGTCTGTTACAGGTATGGTTATTCAAACAGTTGGAGGAGTCGCCACAAATGACACTAAAACCGGACCCAGCTAGGACTCTTGTAAAGTACAATATTAGTAAACTTGTATTCTATATACAAATGCaacgggaaaaaaaaggaaaacctaaACCAACTGTGAGCTTCAAACAACAAAGTGCAAAAAGTTTACTGAACATGTGAATCTACACATGGTTCGCCTTCAAATGCAACTGCTATGCTGCTGAAGCCCTCTAGTGGCCAAAgaaggaaggggggggggggggaatcaaaGGAGGGGGATAAAATGACAAAAGCCCAGTCAAGTAATGTATTAACACAGCCAATCCCGAGGTTAGCAGAGATTGCTAAACTGTGCATGcatgaagaaaaaaattgatttaaaaaattagaaagtagggaaaaaaattgtaagGCCATGTTGCTGCAAAAAGTAGACTGTCAAGTAAATTTAGATCAGTCACATGAAGAACCTGTgatgccacctccaccaaaccccAACAAAACAGAACGTATAACAATTTCTTCCATTAATTAAGAATAATTCACAAAATCTATTGTGCATGTGTCCTGGAATATTctcacaagaagaaaaaaaagactaaacatttgataacaataattacaataTCAAAGAAGCcaaaattaataaattataaCAACGCACCCCTGACAAAAGCAaacacttcaaaaaaaaaatcatcagaacTGGACACAaaattgaggaaaaaaaaaatctggagaaCTAAAAACCacaagaggaagaggaaaaagacCCAGGGTAAGCATGTGGAAGGAATAGACAGCATTTCCCTGAAGCACAATTATTAATATATACTTTCAATACATAGTTTC is a genomic window containing:
- the fhl1a gene encoding four and a half LIM domains protein 1a encodes the protein MTDRFDCYYCRDNLHGKKYVKKDDKHVCTKCFDKLCANTCAECRRPIGADSKELHHKNRYWHEDCFRCAKCYKSLASEAFSARDDGKIMCGKCSSREDGNRCQGCYKVVMPGSQNVEYKNKVWHEECFTCIECKQPIRTQSFLAKGEDIYCSPCHEKKFAKKCFHCKQPITSGGISYQDQPWHSECFVCKTCHKSLAGTRFTSHEDNIYCVDCYKTDVAKKCHGCKNPITGFGHGTNVVNYEGLSWHEYCFNCKKCSLSLANKRFVINGEHIYCPDCAKKL